The proteins below come from a single Mycolicibacterium sp. TY81 genomic window:
- a CDS encoding alpha/beta hydrolase, with amino-acid sequence MTTDFVFISHGERCAASHLTARSDALTGKSGRPCVVMAHGFGGTRDSGLMPFAEPFAAAGMDVVLFDYRGFGDSEGEPRQDISVNKQRQDYHAAVDAARNLPGVDRDRIALWGTSYSGGHVIAVAAEDQRVAAVVSMCPATDGMAALLQAFRAAGAGPIARVLAHGLFDAAGARLGRRPHYLPVVGQPGATAALTTPGSEEAYTALAGPTWRNEFAARTVLEMAFNRPTVHASELECPLLVQVGTNDLIAPPDAARRAAKKAGYLAHLVEYPAEHFDFYDGPCHEAALADQLTFLTRVLDPIRSTDVHLRSTNPPAPRLAVKLPW; translated from the coding sequence ATGACAACCGACTTCGTATTCATCAGTCACGGTGAGCGTTGTGCCGCTTCGCATCTGACCGCCCGGAGTGACGCACTGACCGGAAAGAGCGGGCGGCCGTGCGTCGTCATGGCCCACGGCTTCGGCGGCACCCGCGACTCCGGCCTGATGCCGTTCGCCGAGCCTTTCGCCGCCGCCGGGATGGACGTGGTGCTGTTCGACTACCGCGGCTTCGGCGATTCGGAAGGCGAACCCCGCCAGGATATTTCGGTGAACAAGCAGCGGCAGGACTATCACGCCGCCGTCGACGCCGCCCGAAACCTCCCGGGTGTCGACCGCGACCGCATCGCGCTGTGGGGCACGTCGTATTCGGGCGGGCACGTCATCGCCGTCGCCGCCGAGGACCAGCGCGTGGCCGCCGTGGTTTCGATGTGTCCCGCGACCGACGGCATGGCCGCCTTGCTGCAGGCATTCCGGGCGGCCGGGGCCGGGCCGATAGCCCGCGTGCTCGCGCACGGGCTGTTCGATGCCGCCGGAGCCCGGTTGGGCCGCCGGCCGCACTATCTGCCGGTCGTCGGACAACCCGGCGCCACCGCGGCTCTCACCACGCCCGGGTCCGAGGAGGCCTACACCGCCCTCGCCGGCCCCACCTGGCGCAACGAGTTCGCCGCCCGCACCGTGCTCGAGATGGCGTTCAACCGCCCGACCGTCCACGCCAGTGAACTGGAGTGCCCGCTGCTGGTGCAGGTGGGCACCAACGACCTCATCGCGCCGCCCGATGCCGCCCGCCGCGCCGCGAAGAAGGCCGGGTACCTGGCCCATCTGGTCGAGTACCCCGCCGAGCATTTCGATTTCTACGACGGCCCCTGCCATGAGGCGGCGCTGGCTGATCAGCTAACTTTCCTGACCCGCGTCCTCGATCCGATCCGTTCGACCGACGTGCATTTGCGGTCGACGAACCCGCCGGCACCGCGGCTGGCGGTCAAACTGCCGTGGTGA